A region of Streptomyces sp. NBC_01788 DNA encodes the following proteins:
- a CDS encoding TetR/AcrR family transcriptional regulator has protein sequence MSHPAPLRRAPVQRRSAERLTRILDACADLLDEVGYDALTTRAVAARAGVPIGSVYRFFGNKRAMADALAQRNLDRYTERVAGRLKKARKAGKAGNGGWSAAMDTALDEYLAMKRTAPGFSLVDFGNQIPVGVRRAEPNHRVADRLTELLAGHLGRVPDDDLRRTFLIAVETADTLVQLAFRVDAQGDERIIEEMRRMLRAHLARALD, from the coding sequence GTGTCCCACCCCGCCCCGCTTCGCCGCGCGCCCGTCCAGCGGCGCAGTGCCGAACGGCTGACCAGGATCCTCGACGCCTGCGCCGACCTCCTCGACGAGGTCGGCTACGACGCGCTGACCACGCGGGCCGTCGCGGCGCGCGCCGGTGTGCCCATCGGCTCGGTCTACCGCTTCTTCGGCAACAAGCGGGCGATGGCGGACGCGCTGGCCCAGCGCAACCTCGACCGGTACACCGAGCGCGTCGCCGGGCGGCTGAAGAAGGCACGGAAGGCGGGGAAGGCGGGGAACGGCGGATGGAGTGCCGCCATGGACACCGCCCTCGACGAGTACCTGGCCATGAAGCGGACCGCTCCCGGGTTCTCCCTCGTCGACTTCGGCAACCAGATCCCCGTCGGCGTCCGCCGCGCCGAACCCAACCACCGCGTCGCCGACCGGCTCACCGAGCTTCTGGCCGGCCACCTGGGCCGCGTGCCGGACGACGACCTCCGCCGCACCTTCCTGATCGCCGTCGAGACCGCCGACACCCTGGTCCAACTCGCCTTCCGTGTCGACGCGCAGGGCGACGAGCGGATCATCGAGGAGATGCGGCGGATGCTGCGCGCCCACCTGGCGCGGGCGCTGGACTGA
- a CDS encoding class F sortase — protein sequence MAPRRRRRRPWYRTRAYRLARTTVLAVVLVTAGNRCGGQHDGTAPERAAGPGAVAPAHPGPSGAAGDGANGGSGTHRGGVGTDGANGDGPARGKSPSPRPGSPSPRRPSPLPRSPATTLRIPSLGVTAPIIRVGLDGDRELRTPPVDKPKLVGWYDGGPTPGEPGTAVAVGHRDTRTGAAVFAGLGQLGPGHRIEVRRQDGRTAVYTVDKVRVFDKARFPDKEVYATSRRPELRVITCGGLYTHRAGYSSNVVVFAHLTSTI from the coding sequence ATGGCGCCGCGTAGGCGCAGACGCAGGCCCTGGTACCGGACCCGTGCCTACCGCCTGGCCAGGACGACCGTACTCGCGGTCGTCCTGGTCACGGCCGGGAACCGGTGCGGTGGACAGCACGACGGCACCGCGCCGGAGCGAGCCGCAGGGCCGGGCGCGGTGGCCCCGGCCCACCCGGGCCCTTCCGGCGCGGCCGGCGACGGGGCGAACGGCGGCAGCGGCACACACCGCGGCGGTGTTGGCACGGACGGTGCGAACGGCGACGGCCCGGCCCGCGGCAAGTCCCCCTCGCCACGGCCGGGTTCTCCCTCCCCGCGCCGGCCCTCGCCGCTGCCCCGCTCTCCCGCGACCACCCTGCGCATCCCCTCCCTCGGCGTCACCGCGCCGATCATCCGGGTCGGCCTCGACGGCGACCGGGAGCTCCGGACGCCACCGGTCGACAAGCCCAAGCTCGTCGGCTGGTACGACGGCGGCCCCACACCCGGGGAGCCCGGCACGGCGGTCGCGGTCGGGCACCGCGACACCAGGACCGGCGCAGCCGTCTTCGCCGGACTCGGCCAGCTCGGTCCGGGCCACCGCATCGAGGTCCGGCGCCAGGACGGCCGCACCGCCGTCTACACCGTCGACAAGGTACGGGTCTTCGACAAGGCCCGCTTCCCGGACAAGGAGGTGTACGCCACGTCCCGCCGCCCCGAACTCCGTGTGATCACCTGCGGCGGCCTCTACACCCACAGAGCCGGCTACTCCAGCAACGTCGTCGTCTTCGCCCACCTGACGTCGACGATCTGA